A window of Citrus sinensis cultivar Valencia sweet orange chromosome 7, DVS_A1.0, whole genome shotgun sequence contains these coding sequences:
- the LOC127903730 gene encoding cytochrome P450 83B1-like, whose amino-acid sequence MDEGGFSSIYMEYWRTNCQTNKMAVELIFILLSLPIFLLFLFQKHKKTFPPGPQGLPIIGNIHQYDTSNPPRYLWELSKKYGPLMCLHFGSLPTLIISSAKMAKEVMKTNDLQFSGRPNLTGQKAFSYKHIDVAFTPYSNYWREMRKICVIHLFNANRLHQFRPVRENEVSRMIEKISKSASASEPANLSEIIMSLLCNLICRIAFSKRCEDDDGQVERVGNKTRFHHILAETQAMAGSFFFSDFFPFMGWVDTLTGKNRRLKKAFEDSDKFYQELVDEHLDPNRPKVDQQQEDIIDVLLRIRKNSETKIDLTWKHIKAVLMDVFVAGTDTSVATLVWSMTNLMRNPATMKKAQEEVRSVAKNKGFVDEDDLETLQYLKAVLKETFRLQPPVPLIPRSTAEECVVDGYKIEAKTLAYVNTLAIGRDSEVWDKPDEFIPERFMGTDCVDFQGQHFELLPFGSGRRICPGISMAMRTLELALANLLYKFDWKMPDGMKNEDLDYDILPGVAMHKKIPLKLMATKFI is encoded by the exons ATGGATGAGGGAGGCTTTAGCAGTATATATATGGAGTACTGGAGGACTAATTGCCAGACAAACAAAATGGCTGTTGAGCTTATCTTCATCCTTTTATCTCTCCCAATCTttctattatttcttttccaaaaacacaaaaagacCTTCCCACCAGGCCCCCAAGGTCTCCCGATAATTGGTAACATACACCAATACGATACCTCGAATCCTCCACGCTATTTGTGGGAACTGTCGAAAAAATATGGCCCCCTCATGTGTCTTCATTTTGGTTCTTTACCAACCCTAATAATTTCTTCAGCCAAAATGGCTAAAGAAGTCATGAAAACCAATGATCTTCAATTCTCTGGGAGGCCAAATCTGACAGGCCAGAAAGCGTTTTCGTACAAACACATAGATGTGGCTTTTACGCCATATAGCAATTACTGGAGAGAGATGAGGAAAATATGTGTCATCCATTTGTTTAACGCTAATCGGCTGCACCAGTTTCGTCCTGTTAGAGAAAATGAGGTTTCCCGTATGATTGAAAAAATATCCAAATCGGCAAGTGCTTCAGAACCGGCGAACTTAAGTGAAATAATAATGTCTCTTTTATGTAACCTTATTTGCAGAATTGCCTTTAGCAAGAGGTGCGAAGACGATGACGGCCAAGTTGAAAGGGTTGGAAACAAAACCAGATTCCATCATATTCTGGCTGAAACTCAGGCCATGGCAGGGAGCTTCttcttttcagatttttttcctttcatgggTTGGGTCGATACACTCACAGGAAAAAATCGTCGCCTTAAAAAGGCTTTTGAAGATTCTGATAAGTTCTATCAAGAGCTTGTTGACGAGCATTTAGATCCAAACCGGCCAAAAGTTGATCAGCAGCAAGAGGATATAATTGATGTTTTACTTCGAATTCGAAAAAATTCTGAGACTAAAATTGATCTGACTTGGAAACATATCAAAGCAGTGCTTATG GACGTATTTGTTGCTGGCACGGACACGAGCGTAGCCACTCTTGTTTGGTCCATGACCAACCTAATGAGGAATCCCGCAACGATGAAGAAGGCTCAAGAAGAAGTTAGAAGTGTGGCAAAAAACAAAGGGTTTGTAGATGAAGACGACCTTGAGACATTACAGTATCTTAAGGCTGTTTTGAAAGAGACATTCAGGTTGCAACCGCCGGTTCCGTTGATCCCAAGATCAACAGCAGAAGAGTGCGTTGTTGATGGTTATAAAATAGAAGCTAAGACGCTCGCTTACGTAAATACATTGGCAATAGGAAGGGACAGTGAAGTATGGGATAAACCTGACGAATTCATTCCTGAGAGGTTTATGGGAACAGATTGTGTTGATTTTCAAGGACAGCACTTTGAACTGCTGCCATTTGGTAGCGGCAGAAGAATTTGTCCGGGAATATCAATGGCAATGCGCACTTTGGAGCTTGCACTTGCCAATCTTCTTTACAAATTTGACTGGAAAATGCCAGATGGGATGAAGAATGAAGATTTGGATTATGATATTCTACCCGGTGTAGCCATGCACAAGAAGATTCCACTCAAGCTTATGGCCACCAAATTTATATGA